TAAAAGGAGGGTGCGGATATGGGAGCCGTCAACGTCGGCATCGGCCATTATTATAACTTTGTGATAGCGTAATTTTTCTATATTAAAATCCTTGCCTATACCTGTGCCGAGAGTCGCAATAATGGGCTGAAGCTTTTCGTTGTTTACAACCTTGTCTAGGCGGGTTTTTTCGACATTGAGCATTTTTCCCCAGAGGGGCAGGATAGCCTGCGTCTTGCTGTCTCTTCCTTTTTTTGCAGAGCCGCCTGCAGAGTCTCCCTCAACTATGTAAACTTCGCAAGACTCAGGGTCTTTTAAAGAACAGTCTGCAAGTTTTCCGGGAAGACCGAAACTGTCCAAACCGCTTTTTCTTCTGGTAGCTTCCTTTGCTCTTCTAGCGGCAATTCGAGCGGCGGCCTCGGCGACACATTTTTCCAAAACCTTTTCCACCTCGCTCGGGTTTTGCTCAAAAAATAAGGTAAGCTTTTCGTTTACAAAGGAGTCAACTATGCCTCGAACATCGCTGTTACCCAGCTTTGTTTTTGTTTGTCCTTCAAACTGAGGTTCGGGAACCTTAACTGAAACAATGGCTGTAAGACCTGCGCGGACATCTTCTCCCGTAAGCTTTTCTTCCTTATCCATCTTTTTTACAAGCTTAGGATATTTCTTTAAAAATTCGTTCATCACACGGGTAAGGGCTGTCTTAAAACCTTCAAGGTGAGAGCCCCCTTCGCGGGTGTTTATATCGTTTACAAAGGAAAGGAGGTTCTCATTATAGCCGTCATTGTACTGAATGGCAACCTCACAGATAATATCGTTTTTTTCGCCTTCGATAAAAACGGGGCTTTTCGGAAAAACTTGTTTTGATTCGTTTAAATAAGAAACAAACTGCGATATTCCGCCCTCAAAGGCGAAGGTAACCTCTTTTGGGGTAGAAAGGCGCTCATCCCTCATCGTAATGGAAATTCGGCTGTTTAAGAAGGCTAATTCCCTTAAACGGGTTGAAAGCACTTCAAAATTGTATACGGTAGTTTCGGTAAAAATAGAAGAATCTACTGCCCACCTGATAACAGTACCGCTTTTTTCGGTTTCGCCTATTTTTTTTACGGGCTCAAGAATGGAGCCTTTTTCAAACTTTGCATAGTGCTCAAAACCGTCCTTGTAGACCTTGGCTTCCATCCAAACGGAAAGAGCGTTTACAACCGAAACCCCTACACCATGCAAACCGCCCGAAACCTTGTAAGAACCCTTGTCGAACTTACCGCCGGCATGAAGGCGGGTTAAAACAAGCTCCAAGGCACTTATTTTTTCGGTAGGGTGAATATCTACCGGGATTCCTCGGCCATTGTCTTCTACACGGACAATATCGTTCGGCTC
The DNA window shown above is from Treponema denticola and carries:
- the gyrB gene encoding DNA topoisomerase (ATP-hydrolyzing) subunit B codes for the protein MTKSNYSANNITVLKGLEAVRKRPGMYIGSTGPDGLHHLVYEVVDNCIDEAMAGFCDKILVVLEPNDIVRVEDNGRGIPVDIHPTEKISALELVLTRLHAGGKFDKGSYKVSGGLHGVGVSVVNALSVWMEAKVYKDGFEHYAKFEKGSILEPVKKIGETEKSGTVIRWAVDSSIFTETTVYNFEVLSTRLRELAFLNSRISITMRDERLSTPKEVTFAFEGGISQFVSYLNESKQVFPKSPVFIEGEKNDIICEVAIQYNDGYNENLLSFVNDINTREGGSHLEGFKTALTRVMNEFLKKYPKLVKKMDKEEKLTGEDVRAGLTAIVSVKVPEPQFEGQTKTKLGNSDVRGIVDSFVNEKLTLFFEQNPSEVEKVLEKCVAEAAARIAARRAKEATRRKSGLDSFGLPGKLADCSLKDPESCEVYIVEGDSAGGSAKKGRDSKTQAILPLWGKMLNVEKTRLDKVVNNEKLQPIIATLGTGIGKDFNIEKLRYHKVIIMADADVDGSHIRTLLLTFFFRYMPQVIERGYVYIAMPPLYKISHNKKEWYVYNDDERDSVLDQIGRGNNAAVQRYKGLGEMDGTQLWETTMDPARRKMMRVTLPDAVEADRIFSTLMGEEVEPRRKFIEENAVYANLDV